The proteins below come from a single Malus sylvestris chromosome 3, drMalSylv7.2, whole genome shotgun sequence genomic window:
- the LOC126614689 gene encoding receptor kinase-like protein Xa21 isoform X2: MGTLGRNTRKEDRQWVSGALAIAHTNFSTDQSALLAFKAHITSDPQNILTANWSFASNSDICNWVGVTCSARHHRVTALNLSYMGLAGVIPPHLGNLSFLVELGLENNSFHGPLPQELSRLRRLKAINSQNNNFMGTIPSWFGSFPKLQTFKLLGNGFSGFIPAAIFNLSALEIIDLSSNQLSGSIPREIGNLTMVKGIYLDDNKFEELPNEIGSLGQLEELYVQYNALKGSAFVPVLNISSLSILALFGNSMSGSLPDNICEHLSSVQRINLGQNQFDGRIPSKLWQCKELRKFTLEYNNFRGSIPKSLGNLTYLSKIFLNENNLEGTIPDEIGDLPQLEILALEGNNLNGVIPSKLFNLSTIRKIGLSFNHLSGSLPANIGLNVPNLEILHVAQNNLVAGLLPSLSNASKLWDLEMSENSFTGFLPITLCSLKNLEYLDLDSNNLTIDASAAQAASTLSCLFNLRNLTDLGLSENPLNTTIPASRGNLSTSLLYVGLSSSNIKGKIPVDIGNLSSLMSLHLGNNQLSGAIPTSIQRLQNLQGLYLNDNELQGHIPYELCQLNNLAELFLGGNRLSGSIPSCLGTLSVALRSLSLGSNLLTSKIPSSLWELNHILQLDLSSNSLVGPLSEDIGKLKDVVDIYLSNNHFSGNIPGSIGGLQNTINMSLANNYLEGPIPSSFKTLLSLEFLDLSKNNLSGEIPKSLEALLYLKHLNLSFNKLQGEIPTGGPFGNFSADSFVSNGALCGASRLHVPLCKNRTKVKPNWRKAKYIISGVISVILLAAAALIMILCKKRNVEVVRETASLHQVLWRRVSRLELVRATNGFHESNLLGTGGFGSVYRGTLSDGIDTAVKVFNLQLEGAFKSFDKECEMLSNIRHRNLIKIISCCDELDFKALILQLMPNGSLEKWLFSPNRSMTILQRLDIMKDVALALEYLHHGYSIPIVHCDVKPSNILLDDDMVAHVADFGIARLISGGDSMTETMTLATVGYMAPEYGMEGSVSTRGDVYSFGIVLMETFTKRKPTNEMFVGEMDLKQWIADSLFPDAAIGEVVDADILGAEEDGDFVSRRDCLSSVMRLALACSAALPGERINMKDAAITLTKIKTKYLKDCGGVNS, from the exons GTGCATTAGCAAtagctcataccaatttcagcACAGATCAGTCTGCGCTTCTTGCTTTCAAAGCTCACATCACTAGTGACCCTCAAAACATCTTGACTGCCAACTGGTCCTTTGCCTCCAATTCCGACATTTGCAACTGGGTTGGCGTTACTTGCAGCGCTCGCCACCACAGAGTCACGGCTTTAAATCTCTCGTACATGGGTCTTGCCGGGGTTATTCCTCCGCACCTAGGCAACCTCTCATTTCTCGTTGAGTTGGGCCTTGAGAATAATAGTTTTCATGGTCCCCTACCCCAAGAATTGTCTCGTTTGCGCCGGTTGAAGGCGATTAACTCTCAAAACAACAACTTTATGGGAACCATTCCTTCGTGGTTTGGGTCCTTCCCTAAACTTCAAACCTTCAAATTGTTGGGTAATGGCTTCTCTGGTTTCATACCCGCTGCTATCTTCAACTTATCTGCACTCGAAATAATTGATCTGAGCAGTAACCAACTATCAG GTAGCATACCCAGAGAAATCGGCAACTTAACAATGGTGAAGGGCATATACCTTGACGACAACAAGTTCGAAG AACTTCCGAACGAGATAGGCAGTTTAGGTCAGCTAGAGGAGTTGTATGTGCAGTACAATGCCCTAAAAGGCTCTGCTTTTGTGCCTGTCCTCAACATATCTTCTTTGTCTATTTTGGCTCTATTTGGGAACAGCATGAGTGGCAGTCTTCCGGACAATATATGTGAGCATCTTTCGAGTGTTCAACGAATTAATTTGGGTCAAAACCAGTTTGACGGTCGTATTCCCTCCAAACTGTGGCAATGCAAAGAGCTTCGTAAATTCACACTTGAGTATAACAATTTCCGTGGAAGCATACCCAAAAGTCTTGGCAATTTGACCTACTTAAGCAAGATTTTTCTTAACGAAAATAATTTAGAAG GTACAATACCGGATGAGATTGGTGATCTTCCACAGTTAGAGATTTTGGCACTGGAGGGTAATAATCTCAATGGTGTCATCCCGTCCAAACTCTTCAATCTCTCCACGATAAGAAAAATAGGGCTTTCTTTTAATCACCTCTCAGGTAGCCTCCCAGCAAACATAGGTCTTAACGTTCCGAACCTAGAAATCCTTCATGTAGCCCAAAATAACCTCGTGGCCGGACTTCTCCCTAGCCTCTCTAATGCTTCCAAGCTCTGGGATTTAGAAATGAGCGAAAACTCATTTACCGGGTTTCTTCCTATCACACTCTGTTCCTTGAAAAACCTCGAGTACCTTGACTTGGACTCGAATAATTTGACGATTGATGCTTCTGCTGCACAAGCAGCAAGCACTCTCTCTTGCTTGTTTAATCTTAGAAATTTGACAGATTTAGGCTTGTCAGAAAATCCACTAAACACCACGATTCCAGCTTCTCGCGGGAATCTCTCTACGTCACTCTTATATGTTGGTTTAAGCTCTTCCAACATCAAGGGTAAGATTCCTGTTGATATTGGCAACTTGAGCAGCTTGATGTCGCTACACCTGGGAAACAATCAATTGAGCGGAGCAATTCCAACTTCAATACAAAGGCTACAAAATCTCCAAGGTTTGTATTTGAATGATAACGAACTGCAAGGACATATCCCGTATGAACTCTGTCAACTAAACAACCTAGCTGAGTTATTTTTGGGTGGTAATCGGCTCTCTGGTTCTATTCCTTCCTGCTTGGGTACTTTGTCAGTAGCTCTAAGAAGTCTATCGTTAGGGTCCAATTTGTTAACTTCTAAAATACCATCTTCCTTGTGGGAACTCAACCATATATTGCAACTAGACTTGTCATCCAATTCTCTAGTTGGACCACTCTCAGAAGACATCGGAAAGTTGAAAGATGTGGTGGATATATATTTATCAAATAACCATTTCTCCGGAAACATTCCCGGTAGCATTGGTGGTCTTCAAAATACGATTAATATGTCCTTGGCAAACAATTATTTAGAAGGCCCTATTCCCAGTTCATTTAAAACCTTGCTAAGCCTAGAATTCTTGGATTTGTCCAAAAACAATCTATCCGGAGAGATCCCAAAGTCATTGGAAGCACTCTTGTATCTCAAGCATCTGAATTTGTCTTTCAACAAACTCCAAGGAGAAATTCCAACCGGCGGGCCTTTCGGAAACTTCTCTGCTGATTCATTTGTCTCAAACGGTGCACTCTGCGGTGCTTCCCGACTCCATGTTCCACTGTGCAAAAATAGAACAAAAGTTAAGCCAAATTGGAGGAAAGCTAAATATATCATCTCAGGGGTCATATCAGTAATACTCCTAGCGGCCGCTGCATTGATTATGATACTATGCAAGAAAAGGAATGTCGAAGTTGTTAGAGAAACTGCCTCGCTACATCAAGTTCTTTGGAGAAGAGTTTCGCGCCTAGAACTTGTAAGGGCAACAAATGGATTTCATGAGAGTAACTTACTAGGCACGGGGGGTTTTGGCTCAGTCTACAGAGGAACACTTTCAGACGGGATAGATACCGCCGTCAAGGTTTTCAATTTACAGCTAGAAGGGGCATTCAAGAGTTTTGATAAGGAATGTGAAATGCTAAGCAACATCCGTCACCGGAATCTTATTAAAATCATAAGTTGCTGCGATGAACTTGATTTCAAAGCCCTGATACTTCAATTGATGCCTAATGGAAGCCTCGAAAAGTGGTTGTTTTCTCCAAACCGCTCCATGACTATCCTGCAGAGGTTAGACATAATGAAAGATGTTGCATTGGCACTAGAATATCTTCATCATGGTTACTCGATACCTATCGTTCATTGTGACGTGAAACCAAGCAATATACTACTAGATGATGATATGGTTGCACATGTTGCTGATTTTGGCATTGCAAGACTCATCAGCGGTGGAGATTCGATGACAGAAACAATGACCCTAGCCACAGTTGGATATATGGCTCCAG AGTATGGGATGGAAGGAAGCGTTTCGACAAGAGGGGATGTGTATAGTTTTGGTATTGTACTCATGGAGACATTCACAAAAAGGAAGCCAACAAACGAGATGTTTGTTGGGGAAATGGACTTAAAGCAATGGATTGCAGATTCATTATTTCCAGATGCTGCAATAGGTGAAGTTGTGGATGCCGATATACTGGGGGCGGAGGAAGATGGTGATTTCGTGAGCAGGAGGGATTGCTTATCCTCCGTTATGAGATTAGCTTTAGCTTGCTCTGCAGCATTGCCGGGAGAGAGGATTAACATGAAAGATGCCGCAATCACACTCACCAAAATCAAGACTAAGTATTTGAAGGACTGTGGAGGAGTGAACTCTTAG
- the LOC126614689 gene encoding receptor kinase-like protein Xa21 isoform X4 — translation MGALAIAHTNFSTDQSALLAFKAHITSDPQNILTANWSFASNSDICNWVGVTCSARHHRVTALNLSYMGLAGVIPPHLGNLSFLVELGLENNSFHGPLPQELSRLRRLKAINSQNNNFMGTIPSWFGSFPKLQTFKLLGNGFSGFIPAAIFNLSALEIIDLSSNQLSGSIPREIGNLTMVKGIYLDDNKFEELPNEIGSLGQLEELYVQYNALKGSAFVPVLNISSLSILALFGNSMSGSLPDNICEHLSSVQRINLGQNQFDGRIPSKLWQCKELRKFTLEYNNFRGSIPKSLGNLTYLSKIFLNENNLEGTIPDEIGDLPQLEILALEGNNLNGVIPSKLFNLSTIRKIGLSFNHLSGSLPANIGLNVPNLEILHVAQNNLVAGLLPSLSNASKLWDLEMSENSFTGFLPITLCSLKNLEYLDLDSNNLTIDASAAQAASTLSCLFNLRNLTDLGLSENPLNTTIPASRGNLSTSLLYVGLSSSNIKGKIPVDIGNLSSLMSLHLGNNQLSGAIPTSIQRLQNLQGLYLNDNELQGHIPYELCQLNNLAELFLGGNRLSGSIPSCLGTLSVALRSLSLGSNLLTSKIPSSLWELNHILQLDLSSNSLVGPLSEDIGKLKDVVDIYLSNNHFSGNIPGSIGGLQNTINMSLANNYLEGPIPSSFKTLLSLEFLDLSKNNLSGEIPKSLEALLYLKHLNLSFNKLQGEIPTGGPFGNFSADSFVSNGALCGASRLHVPLCKNRTKVKPNWRKAKYIISGVISVILLAAAALIMILCKKRNVEVVRETASLHQVLWRRVSRLELVRATNGFHESNLLGTGGFGSVYRGTLSDGIDTAVKVFNLQLEGAFKSFDKECEMLSNIRHRNLIKIISCCDELDFKALILQLMPNGSLEKWLFSPNRSMTILQRLDIMKDVALALEYLHHGYSIPIVHCDVKPSNILLDDDMVAHVADFGIARLISGGDSMTETMTLATVGYMAPEYGMEGSVSTRGDVYSFGIVLMETFTKRKPTNEMFVGEMDLKQWIADSLFPDAAIGEVVDADILGAEEDGDFVSRRDCLSSVMRLALACSAALPGERINMKDAAITLTKIKTKYLKDCGGVNS, via the exons GTGCATTAGCAAtagctcataccaatttcagcACAGATCAGTCTGCGCTTCTTGCTTTCAAAGCTCACATCACTAGTGACCCTCAAAACATCTTGACTGCCAACTGGTCCTTTGCCTCCAATTCCGACATTTGCAACTGGGTTGGCGTTACTTGCAGCGCTCGCCACCACAGAGTCACGGCTTTAAATCTCTCGTACATGGGTCTTGCCGGGGTTATTCCTCCGCACCTAGGCAACCTCTCATTTCTCGTTGAGTTGGGCCTTGAGAATAATAGTTTTCATGGTCCCCTACCCCAAGAATTGTCTCGTTTGCGCCGGTTGAAGGCGATTAACTCTCAAAACAACAACTTTATGGGAACCATTCCTTCGTGGTTTGGGTCCTTCCCTAAACTTCAAACCTTCAAATTGTTGGGTAATGGCTTCTCTGGTTTCATACCCGCTGCTATCTTCAACTTATCTGCACTCGAAATAATTGATCTGAGCAGTAACCAACTATCAG GTAGCATACCCAGAGAAATCGGCAACTTAACAATGGTGAAGGGCATATACCTTGACGACAACAAGTTCGAAG AACTTCCGAACGAGATAGGCAGTTTAGGTCAGCTAGAGGAGTTGTATGTGCAGTACAATGCCCTAAAAGGCTCTGCTTTTGTGCCTGTCCTCAACATATCTTCTTTGTCTATTTTGGCTCTATTTGGGAACAGCATGAGTGGCAGTCTTCCGGACAATATATGTGAGCATCTTTCGAGTGTTCAACGAATTAATTTGGGTCAAAACCAGTTTGACGGTCGTATTCCCTCCAAACTGTGGCAATGCAAAGAGCTTCGTAAATTCACACTTGAGTATAACAATTTCCGTGGAAGCATACCCAAAAGTCTTGGCAATTTGACCTACTTAAGCAAGATTTTTCTTAACGAAAATAATTTAGAAG GTACAATACCGGATGAGATTGGTGATCTTCCACAGTTAGAGATTTTGGCACTGGAGGGTAATAATCTCAATGGTGTCATCCCGTCCAAACTCTTCAATCTCTCCACGATAAGAAAAATAGGGCTTTCTTTTAATCACCTCTCAGGTAGCCTCCCAGCAAACATAGGTCTTAACGTTCCGAACCTAGAAATCCTTCATGTAGCCCAAAATAACCTCGTGGCCGGACTTCTCCCTAGCCTCTCTAATGCTTCCAAGCTCTGGGATTTAGAAATGAGCGAAAACTCATTTACCGGGTTTCTTCCTATCACACTCTGTTCCTTGAAAAACCTCGAGTACCTTGACTTGGACTCGAATAATTTGACGATTGATGCTTCTGCTGCACAAGCAGCAAGCACTCTCTCTTGCTTGTTTAATCTTAGAAATTTGACAGATTTAGGCTTGTCAGAAAATCCACTAAACACCACGATTCCAGCTTCTCGCGGGAATCTCTCTACGTCACTCTTATATGTTGGTTTAAGCTCTTCCAACATCAAGGGTAAGATTCCTGTTGATATTGGCAACTTGAGCAGCTTGATGTCGCTACACCTGGGAAACAATCAATTGAGCGGAGCAATTCCAACTTCAATACAAAGGCTACAAAATCTCCAAGGTTTGTATTTGAATGATAACGAACTGCAAGGACATATCCCGTATGAACTCTGTCAACTAAACAACCTAGCTGAGTTATTTTTGGGTGGTAATCGGCTCTCTGGTTCTATTCCTTCCTGCTTGGGTACTTTGTCAGTAGCTCTAAGAAGTCTATCGTTAGGGTCCAATTTGTTAACTTCTAAAATACCATCTTCCTTGTGGGAACTCAACCATATATTGCAACTAGACTTGTCATCCAATTCTCTAGTTGGACCACTCTCAGAAGACATCGGAAAGTTGAAAGATGTGGTGGATATATATTTATCAAATAACCATTTCTCCGGAAACATTCCCGGTAGCATTGGTGGTCTTCAAAATACGATTAATATGTCCTTGGCAAACAATTATTTAGAAGGCCCTATTCCCAGTTCATTTAAAACCTTGCTAAGCCTAGAATTCTTGGATTTGTCCAAAAACAATCTATCCGGAGAGATCCCAAAGTCATTGGAAGCACTCTTGTATCTCAAGCATCTGAATTTGTCTTTCAACAAACTCCAAGGAGAAATTCCAACCGGCGGGCCTTTCGGAAACTTCTCTGCTGATTCATTTGTCTCAAACGGTGCACTCTGCGGTGCTTCCCGACTCCATGTTCCACTGTGCAAAAATAGAACAAAAGTTAAGCCAAATTGGAGGAAAGCTAAATATATCATCTCAGGGGTCATATCAGTAATACTCCTAGCGGCCGCTGCATTGATTATGATACTATGCAAGAAAAGGAATGTCGAAGTTGTTAGAGAAACTGCCTCGCTACATCAAGTTCTTTGGAGAAGAGTTTCGCGCCTAGAACTTGTAAGGGCAACAAATGGATTTCATGAGAGTAACTTACTAGGCACGGGGGGTTTTGGCTCAGTCTACAGAGGAACACTTTCAGACGGGATAGATACCGCCGTCAAGGTTTTCAATTTACAGCTAGAAGGGGCATTCAAGAGTTTTGATAAGGAATGTGAAATGCTAAGCAACATCCGTCACCGGAATCTTATTAAAATCATAAGTTGCTGCGATGAACTTGATTTCAAAGCCCTGATACTTCAATTGATGCCTAATGGAAGCCTCGAAAAGTGGTTGTTTTCTCCAAACCGCTCCATGACTATCCTGCAGAGGTTAGACATAATGAAAGATGTTGCATTGGCACTAGAATATCTTCATCATGGTTACTCGATACCTATCGTTCATTGTGACGTGAAACCAAGCAATATACTACTAGATGATGATATGGTTGCACATGTTGCTGATTTTGGCATTGCAAGACTCATCAGCGGTGGAGATTCGATGACAGAAACAATGACCCTAGCCACAGTTGGATATATGGCTCCAG AGTATGGGATGGAAGGAAGCGTTTCGACAAGAGGGGATGTGTATAGTTTTGGTATTGTACTCATGGAGACATTCACAAAAAGGAAGCCAACAAACGAGATGTTTGTTGGGGAAATGGACTTAAAGCAATGGATTGCAGATTCATTATTTCCAGATGCTGCAATAGGTGAAGTTGTGGATGCCGATATACTGGGGGCGGAGGAAGATGGTGATTTCGTGAGCAGGAGGGATTGCTTATCCTCCGTTATGAGATTAGCTTTAGCTTGCTCTGCAGCATTGCCGGGAGAGAGGATTAACATGAAAGATGCCGCAATCACACTCACCAAAATCAAGACTAAGTATTTGAAGGACTGTGGAGGAGTGAACTCTTAG